From the genome of Acidimicrobiales bacterium, one region includes:
- a CDS encoding acetate--CoA ligase family protein, whose protein sequence is MAEGGARPAAPSGLQALGALCRPQRVAVVGGSADPGKIAGRPVRFLHRGGFAGASYLVNPNLPEVAGFTSVGSVAALPEVPDAAFVALGTAGAIAAVRELAALGTAAAVVLAAGFTESGAEGAKRQAELLAAAGPMRLLGPNTLGLVNLSDGVYLTASDALETPGISRGAVGVAAQSGGIMASLLSRAGGRGIGFSTLLATGNEADLELADCVEYLTEDDNTAVIALYIEALRSPRRFVEVARRAVAAGKAVLAYKVGRSEAGALAASSHTGALAGSDRAYDALFAEAGVERLTRFTDLLELPAALAAGKRSAGRRVGVLTTTGGAATVIADACGALGLVLPGLGAATAAALGELVPGGDVDASHNPIDLTLAGTRSEVMAPVIELLAACDDFDALVVVLGSSAVARPRLVADPLIACAARPGAKPLLAYVSPHLPEVLERLNRAGVPAFEDPESCAAALALLAATSPPAPFSAPPAAAPHAAAATTGDEVEAKELLARHGIPSPRRAVAAEATEAARLAAHLTPPFALKALVRGLAHKSDVGGVALGVALADVPAVGAALLARVGAALGAPPAALLVEEMAHGEELLLGMVRDPGLGALIVLGAGGVAAELVDDTVLRLAPVDRRGAEEMIASLRLAPLLQGARGREPVDLEALAEAVVSFSALVEELGETLAELEVNPLVVGAAGEGVLALDAVVGWSEAMRPQGSPS, encoded by the coding sequence GTGGCTGAAGGAGGGGCGCGCCCCGCGGCTCCGAGCGGGCTGCAGGCCCTCGGCGCGCTCTGCCGCCCGCAGCGGGTGGCGGTCGTCGGCGGCTCCGCCGACCCCGGCAAGATCGCCGGCCGCCCCGTCCGCTTCCTCCACCGGGGAGGCTTCGCCGGCGCCTCCTACCTCGTCAACCCGAACCTGCCCGAGGTCGCCGGCTTCACGAGCGTGGGGAGCGTCGCCGCGCTCCCCGAGGTGCCCGACGCGGCCTTCGTCGCGCTCGGCACGGCCGGCGCGATCGCCGCGGTGCGCGAGCTCGCTGCGCTCGGCACCGCCGCCGCGGTCGTCCTCGCCGCCGGCTTCACCGAGAGCGGCGCGGAGGGGGCGAAGCGCCAGGCCGAGCTCCTCGCGGCGGCCGGGCCGATGCGCCTCCTCGGGCCGAACACCCTCGGCCTCGTCAACCTGAGCGACGGCGTCTACCTCACGGCGAGCGACGCGCTCGAGACCCCCGGCATCAGCCGCGGCGCGGTCGGCGTGGCTGCCCAGAGCGGCGGCATCATGGCCTCGCTGCTGTCGCGCGCCGGGGGCAGGGGGATCGGCTTCTCGACGCTCCTCGCCACGGGCAACGAGGCGGACCTCGAGCTCGCCGACTGCGTCGAGTACCTCACCGAGGACGACAACACCGCGGTGATCGCCCTCTACATCGAGGCGCTGCGCTCGCCGCGGCGCTTCGTCGAGGTCGCCCGCCGCGCCGTGGCCGCCGGCAAGGCCGTCCTCGCCTACAAGGTCGGGCGCTCCGAGGCCGGAGCGCTGGCCGCGAGCTCGCACACCGGTGCGCTCGCGGGGAGCGACCGCGCCTACGACGCGCTCTTCGCCGAGGCGGGCGTCGAGCGCCTGACGCGCTTCACGGACCTCCTCGAGCTTCCGGCGGCGCTCGCCGCCGGGAAGCGCTCGGCCGGGCGGCGCGTCGGCGTGCTCACCACGACCGGCGGGGCGGCGACGGTCATCGCCGACGCCTGCGGAGCGCTCGGCCTCGTACTCCCCGGCCTCGGCGCCGCGACGGCCGCGGCGCTCGGAGAGCTCGTCCCAGGCGGTGACGTCGACGCCAGCCACAACCCGATCGACCTCACGCTCGCCGGCACCCGCAGCGAGGTGATGGCCCCCGTCATCGAGCTGCTCGCCGCCTGTGACGACTTCGACGCCCTGGTCGTCGTGCTCGGCTCGTCGGCCGTCGCCCGCCCCCGCCTCGTCGCCGACCCCCTCATCGCCTGCGCGGCCAGGCCGGGCGCGAAACCGCTCCTCGCCTACGTGAGCCCGCACCTCCCCGAGGTCCTCGAGCGCCTCAACCGGGCGGGCGTCCCCGCCTTCGAGGACCCCGAGAGCTGCGCCGCGGCGCTCGCCCTCCTCGCCGCGACGAGCCCACCCGCCCCGTTTTCGGCTCCGCCGGCAGCCGCTCCTCACGCGGCGGCCGCGACGACCGGCGACGAGGTGGAGGCCAAGGAGCTCCTCGCCCGCCACGGGATCCCGAGCCCCCGCCGGGCAGTGGCGGCCGAAGCGACCGAGGCGGCGCGCCTCGCCGCTCACCTCACCCCGCCGTTCGCGCTGAAGGCGCTCGTACGCGGCCTCGCCCACAAGAGCGACGTCGGCGGGGTCGCGCTCGGCGTCGCCCTCGCGGACGTCCCCGCGGTGGGCGCCGCCCTCCTCGCCCGTGTCGGGGCGGCCCTCGGGGCGCCTCCCGCGGCCCTCCTCGTCGAGGAGATGGCCCACGGCGAGGAGCTGTTGCTCGGCATGGTGCGCGACCCGGGCCTCGGCGCGCTCATCGTCCTCGGCGCAGGGGGAGTCGCCGCCGAGCTGGTCGACGACACGGTGCTGCGCCTCGCACCGGTCGACCGACGCGGCGCCGAGGAGATGATCGCCTCGCTGCGCCTCGCGCCCCTCCTGCAGGGGGCCCGCGGTCGCGAGCCGGTGGACCTCGAGGCGCTCGCCGAGGCCGTCGTCTCGTTCTCCGCGCTCGTCGAGGAGCTCGGTGAGACCCTCGCCGAGCTCGAGGTGAACCCGCTCGTGGTGGGGGCCGCGGGGGAAGGGGTCCTCGCCCTCGACGCCGTAGTCGGCTGGAGCGAGGCGATGCGCCCGCAGGGGAGCCCCTCCTAG